DNA sequence from the Schistocerca serialis cubense isolate TAMUIC-IGC-003099 chromosome 9, iqSchSeri2.2, whole genome shotgun sequence genome:
TATAAAGCTTTTTGACAAAGTCCTtaatcagaacacacacacacacacacacacacacacacacacacacacgcacacacagctaCTGTATCCATGTGCTAACACCTGACCACTGTACCACCCAAAGACAGTAGTCACATTTACATGAGAAGTTGGTAAGTAAACATGTATAGTTCTACTTTTGAGGAAGCACTTTGCccgaaagctttgtttttctagcattcttttcactgtgcctgtccaACTCTACACCTCCCCTATGTGGTGAGTAGGAAAATGTTCTTTCCATATTGTTATtcaatcctggactttccattgtatgatgatgataattatgcAGCAAGAGTCCCTAAAGTTCTCTATATTGAATATTACAGGTAAATGATAGCACCATGTGAAAGATACAGTCCTTGGCAAATACAAGTTATTCAATTTTGGCATGCGAAAAAGCATAATGTTATGACACACAGCCAGTACTACTACtttatacagaaatatgtaaattttaaacaataaccTGAGATTCTATTGCCACCACAGTGTGTGTACTTGGGGCTTTTTAGGACCCAAACTGCACTAGCCGCCATTCGGAGAGACAAGCTGAGAGGGCATCGGAGGCACAACAATATAAAAATTCTATAATGCACTTATGCCAATTAGTAGCAGCCACTTGGGGGACAAAGCTGAGAGAGGAACCCACGTGCACAATTTGCATACTGTGTGTATCATAGCAGCAAAAACTGACAAgtgaaaaaagtgtgtgtgtgtgtgtgtgtgtgtgtgtgtgtgtgtgtgtgtgtgtgtgtgtgtgtgggtgggtggtagGGGGGGTAGATGTGGtgttgcttgtgtggaaaaatctTCTCAAACTAGCCCTGTGGGTACCAGAGATATTGCTTTTTTGGTAAATAATTTTACACACAATACAAGAATTGACAAATGTCAAACATTTGTATAATTACATGACATTATTGGTGTATGGTCGAGACATCATCCTTATATGCCAGTAAAAATCATAGTAATCACTGGCACAATTTGGTTTATACTTTACTGGAACATTCATAAATCATGATTCATttctacacacaaaaaaaaacttgTCTTATGGTACAAAGCCAAGGGGCACTGAAGTCTATACAACATTCTACCACATCAGCAAAGCAAATCTCTAACATCTATGTGTCTTCTGGGAATTACAGCCACTGGCTACAGTACAATAAACCGGCTACAGCCAAATGACGAGAAAATTAAGCTTCACAGAAAGTAATTCATAGATGCATCCTAGGAGCAATATATCCTTGCTTAGTAAATTAATAATTAAAGGAAAAAAGTGTCATGGGCAGAGAAATCACACATTTCATAACCACTACATCTTAACACtagcttttcaaaattattctacaATACTTGGAAGAGTGCCAGCTTATAAtacagaaaatacataaaaatcaaaTGCAAATTGCACTGAAAAACTGTAAAGGATACAGAAATAAAAAGACACATGGTATTTCAGTGGTGACATTGCTGgagccctgctctctctctctctctctctctctctctctctctctctctctctcacacacacactcacacacacacacacacacacacacacacacacacacacacacacagagagagagagagagagagagagagagagagagagagaaaatgtgcaCAGGAAATTAATTACTAATTACTGACTATAATGTTTCATTTAAATGAGACCTACATagttcacagaattttttttttttaaattgatgcaGTAGTAACAATCACAGCTGCCATGTTCGATAAGTGATTTACTTTCATCAGAAACTTGATGAGTCAACGAAAATACCTCATTGTTATGCTAGCAGTTTTACAGTTCAGTTTGTATTCTGATACTGCAGTCAGCATACTCGTACTGATAATAAAATCAAGCATTTTTTCAATTTACCAACACCACACATCAGGCCATGGGTAAGAAAATTGGTGCTTGCACCACAGCCATAATTATGAGTATCAGAAGATAATTATCTtccttattttttatattaaagaaGCCACCATAAACAAAACTGATCATTAAATAAACCAACCACCCTTTCGGAAATGTCACTAGCAATATTTAACTTGAATTTCTAGCAGATGTTACTGATCTTTTCTCAATTAATGCCCTTGAAGACACAGTATTTTGGAATGCTGACCTATATACAGCATCATAATTGTGCTATAACAACAAATGGTATGTTTATGAATATGGCAGTTGTGAAAGGAATTACCTGAGTAGTTATTTCATTAATAAACTGACACCTCAATCTGTGATacaaaggtaagtacattgtcaCGTGAAACAGGAAGCCAGTAACAATAGTTATGGGCTCCAGAATGAAATTTACATTGTGGTACATTAAGTAACAGCAGTAAAGGACTAGCATTGCAGAATGGTTAATACTTAGAAAATATACTCGACAAAAAAAAGCTGCACTCAGGAAGGCACAAAGTTGCATGTATATTACATTTTCTCGTTCCTTTCAAGGTAAACAGTAAATGCAATAATGATTAACATAGTTACATAGGCTATTTAAATTCACTTTTTACCctcaaaataagtaaaaaaaaaaaaaaaatacacaacaaaaatttaaaacaatttttactaAATACAATTATAGAGTTGATGTATCCTGAATGTTAATATGCACATTGACCAATAATCTTAATATATACATGACacacaaagtgaaacaaagacactTGCCACATTTCATTTGTATCTCTGATTCTATAACATCTGTCAGGTTTCTTCCATTTGAGTTTGTGAGACATTAAAAAAATTCTCAATTTACAAAAAATGACCAAGTTCAGTAACAGATATATTTAACTGTTGGAGATTTGTATTCTTTAACGGTGACCATTACACCAGTGCACTCTCATATGGCATATAGCATACAACTGATTTATAGACATCCACAGCCTGACACAATTCAGTATAAGTTCTGATTTGCTACATTTAACTAAAAGATATATTCATTATACTAATGGCTGTCATGGAATACGATGCTTCATAGTTTGCCTAAGAAAGAATGAAGACAATACAGATTAGTGTTACTCGTTTCCGATTGTTAGCAATGTAAACAAAATGCTTTACCCAAGTAAACATTCCACACAGATACTAACACCAATCACTGTTAAATCAAGTCTACAATTTAAATATTAAAGTGGAGTGAACTGCCAATTTTCAAGCATAGTCAACTTATTTTGGGGGAAAAAAAACAGGTAACATTTGTTAAAGGCATATCCGCTGAATAGTCAAACACGTAGTCACACACAATGTAACAAAGGGTAACATAACTGAgtgagagagggagtgagagagagagagagagagagagagagagagagagagagagacgacaaaAGTAACACTGAATCAGTGCAACTTGTATCTGATTTTCTGGAACTTAAAATGCATGACTCTATAGAATAATTGCCAATTATGATTTACATTTCATAACTGTAAATTTTCAAAAAGGAGTGAGGCAAAACTATTTATCCACAACTgttttaaaaatgacaaaaaatacctTCAAAAATCAACACAGGAGTAGGAAGTTTTGATATTCATTTCAAACAGGATCTGAGAATGAGTTTCCCCAGTTTCAACATGCTGCTAAGCATGGTGATCCCTGGGATCAAATTGTTATTCATACCAAACATCAGATCAGTTTTTATTGGAAAACCACAACTCTGTGAATTGCCTTCAATTGAATCTACCAATACTGGATGTCAGCTTCATCCTGTGACGAAGTGATGTTATAATACGTGACATCATAAAAATGCAAACAGGAAAAGATCAGAGCACTGACAATATTTTTTATGCCTATATTTTTTGGGATGCAGGTTGTAGTGACAAACTGATCTGTAATGTAGCCCAAGGTATAGGTTATGCTGAAAGAAAACATTTTGGTTGCTACTTGGAAAAGCAATATCAAAGGCTTCAGTTAATCTGTGAAATGTAAAAATACTTCGACtccaacatgaaaataaataatcGAAAGCTTATATTTATCCAGTACTGGACGAGAATAAAACTTCTTACAGGTTATGAGCCTTTTTAACACTCAGGTACATCAACACTATTTCTGGTATAAAACAGGTAAAAGTAATACTTTTTCACATTTCACTAAAATCATTATAAAATCCACttacaaaaattgtaaaaatattcagaaaatgtaTACCACTACAGTTCCATTAATCTTTTCATACTCTATAGCTACATATATCTTGTTCAAGACAGCAAAAATACACTATGCAGTTCTTTAAGTTCTCGATGCAGGATATAGAGTTGAACATCTCTAAAATTAATAAATCACAGTTATGAACCATAGGAATACAAAAGTAAGACAGAGCATAAGACTTTGAAGTTTTACACACCATAAATATCGTTCGGTAGATGTATCTTTGGTGACCCAtgcaaaagaaaaatgcaaaaaatgaaGCACAACTACCAGTTGTCTAGGAAATCAAAACCTGTTTTTGGAACATCCTTTGATGGGCTATTCAGATTAATACGGAAATCATCTAAATCAATTGAATCAATGGAAGTAGTAGATTTCACTACCAAATGTTCCTTAGTTTCTTTAGAGTTCTGACCACTAGTAGGAGCACCTGGCAATAAAGCTTTTCTTTCAGGATCTTCCTCTAGCTTGGTTTCTGATATATGTTTCTGTTTTGTgggaggtggtggaggaggagtcTTTGGTTTAGACACCAGTGGTTTATTACCCAAATTCTTTGTATTCTTCAAATTGTTTGAAGTACTGCGGATTGTCTTTGTGTGAACAAGGGCTTGCTTGTCATTATCAGATTGACAAGGAACTCTCTCTGGTTCTGGTTTGCCCATTGTGGATTTCAAAGTTGTCTGTATTTTTAATACTGCTGTCTTGTTTTTAAGTTTTGTTAGTAAGCTATCTTCTCCACAAGGATTTTTTGTTGCTAAGTTGATTTTTGGACTAAGACTAGCTGCCAATCGAGATGACGAACCACCCAACACTACATCTGGTGGGTCTACAAAACCGTCAGAGGTGGTGAAAGGTTTCTTTGATGGTGTAAATAAAGTGTCAGAAGACTGtaatggaggtttcctgctgtcttTTTCAGTGGAGTCCATAATGCTGAGATTCAGTTGGCTCTGGGTCATCCATGTAAATGGTGCAGAGTGTTCATCCCTCCATTTCACCGCCTGTGAACAAACAAGTAAGTTAAAGAACTGA
Encoded proteins:
- the LOC126419849 gene encoding tyrosine-protein kinase ABL2-like isoform X2, which produces MNKMRSNKYYSCVDASRAVKWRDEHSAPFTWMTQSQLNLSIMDSTEKDSRKPPLQSSDTLFTPSKKPFTTSDGFVDPPDVVLGGSSSRLAASLSPKINLATKNPCGEDSLLTKLKNKTAVLKIQTTLKSTMGKPEPERVPCQSDNDKQALVHTKTIRSTSNNLKNTKNLGNKPLVSKPKTPPPPPPTKQKHISETKLEEDPERKALLPGAPTSGQNSKETKEHLVVKSTTSIDSIDLDDFRINLNSPSKDVPKTGFDFLDNW
- the LOC126419849 gene encoding uncharacterized protein C1orf198 homolog isoform X1, with amino-acid sequence MSSAALRAYAQEYFSSINSIAERIRADVNTAVTAYEDLWHTLSPEDQNQVLDDTIIHPEAVLKYSLCQQNEIEIECFPRLRLETGYKYVTDDDGGKEQAVKWRDEHSAPFTWMTQSQLNLSIMDSTEKDSRKPPLQSSDTLFTPSKKPFTTSDGFVDPPDVVLGGSSSRLAASLSPKINLATKNPCGEDSLLTKLKNKTAVLKIQTTLKSTMGKPEPERVPCQSDNDKQALVHTKTIRSTSNNLKNTKNLGNKPLVSKPKTPPPPPPTKQKHISETKLEEDPERKALLPGAPTSGQNSKETKEHLVVKSTTSIDSIDLDDFRINLNSPSKDVPKTGFDFLDNW